The region CAATCAGAGGCACGCATTAAAGAACTTGCCCAAGTACAACATCCGTTTGCAACTCTTCTAACCTGCGCGGATTCGCGGGTGGCTGCGGAAATTTTGTTTGACGAAGGACTCGGTGACTTATTTGATATCCGGGTTGCCGGAAATATCGTGACGCCAGAGGTGCTGGGCAGTCTGGAATATGCTGTAGCTATCCTCAGCACTCCTGTGATTATGGTTTTAGGTCACGAACGCTGTGGTGCTGTCACCGCCGCAGTCCAGGGGGAACGTCTCCCTGGAAGCATGAATTCTTTTGTCAAAGCGATTAAACCGGCGATCGCTAAGGCAAAAGATGAATCCGGCGATCCGGTTGATAATGCTGTGATTGCAAATGTTCGGTATCAAATTGAGAAGTTAAAACAAAATTCAACGATCGTTTCTGAACGATTGCTGGATGACAAACTCAAAATTGTTGGAGGTCGTTACGATCTTGATACTGGAAAAGTTACGTTAATTTAGAATTGCGTACAGCAAGCATCTAAATTTCCGTCAACGCCGATGCCGCTGCTACGAACATTCGCTCTGCTGACGGTGATACTAGATAAACTCGCCCCTACTGTCTCTGCTGAATGAGGATTGCAATAGATAGGTAGGGGCGAACTGCCCATCCAATATGCAGCCTTTGCCGACAGGCAGCACGAATGGCTACAGGGTGAGAGCGATCGCATCTTTTAAGATAGATTTTGTGCCAGCATCACTTATTGTTAGAATTTCTCAATCGCTAGGAAAGGTTTTGCTCTGATAATGACATCAGATTGCAGAGTTTATAAACTGCTCTAGCCCCAACGTTACCATCCCACTCACTATTCCCCACTTCGCATACATCAAACCCAATAATCTGTCTGCCGCTATTGACAACTTCGCGGAACAAGAAAAAGGTTTGCTCTAGTTCTAGACCTCCAGGAACCGGAGTTCCTGTATTCGGGCAAAGTTTGGGGTCTAATCCATCGACATCGAAACTGATGTAAACATTCTGCGGTAATTCTGCAACGATTTGTTTGC is a window of Funiculus sociatus GB2-C1 DNA encoding:
- a CDS encoding carbonic anhydrase — encoded protein: MNQNNGLIGRRNFLNLTGNGGIALMAAVAGSAFWGVQANRAIAATVDPPSPDAALKRLMEGNQRFVQHKANHPDQSEARIKELAQVQHPFATLLTCADSRVAAEILFDEGLGDLFDIRVAGNIVTPEVLGSLEYAVAILSTPVIMVLGHERCGAVTAAVQGERLPGSMNSFVKAIKPAIAKAKDESGDPVDNAVIANVRYQIEKLKQNSTIVSERLLDDKLKIVGGRYDLDTGKVTLI